From one Thunnus maccoyii chromosome 6, fThuMac1.1, whole genome shotgun sequence genomic stretch:
- the LOC121898199 gene encoding solute carrier family 35 member F2-like, whose product MTSKHSEDAAGDTSYEKQSSGLMARIRTFKPKEVFTWQLARTLCMGQGLAVLICGTAVSSQYLATNFHVNTPMLQSFLNYTLLCATYTTLLLCRTGDGNILQILKSRWWKYLLLGLVDVEANYAVVKAYQYTTLTSVQLLDCFVVPVLMILSWWILKIRYRPVHYAAVCACLLGVGAMVGADVLAGRDQGSTTNILLGDALVLLSASLYAVSNLCQEYTVKNRSREEFLGMVGLFGTIISTIQMVILERNEVAAIQWSWQVGLLFSGYALCMYALYSFMPIVMKLSSATSVNLSLLTADLFSLFCGIFLFEYNFSGLYLVSLVVILIGFITFNAVPTPTEGTDPAITSSSSSSSICEGGSYDNPVANQSDITKQEVAVRITAEEEEEEEEKKRRASGPSQSLGGRRDDDVVAVGHSTKM is encoded by the exons gcAGCTGGCCAGGACACTGTGCATGGGTCAGGGTCTGGCTGTACTCATCTGTGGGACAGCCGTCTCCTCCCAGTACCTGGCCACAAACTTCCACGTCAACACACCCATGCTGCAGAGCTTCTTGAACTACACCCTGCTGTGTGCCACCTACACCACCCTGCTGCTCTGCAGAACag GGGATGGAAATATTTTACAGATCCTGAAGAGCCGATGGTGGAAGTATCTTCTTCTGGGGCTGGTGGACGTGGAGGCCAACTACGCTGTGGTTAAAGCCTACCAGTACACCACCCTCACCAGTGTACAG ctGCTGGACTGTTTCGTGGTCCCGGTCCTGATGATCCTGTCCTGGTGGATTTTGAAGATTCGCTACAGGCCGGTCCACTATGCGGCCGTCTGTGCCTGTCTCCTCGGAGTGGGGGCCATGGTTGGTGCCGACGTGCTGGCTGGACGAGACCAGGGCTCCA CCACAAACATCTTGTTAGGCGACGCTTTGGTACTGCTCAGCGCTTCGCTGTACGCCGTGTCTAACTTGTGTCAGGAATACACGGTGAAGAACCGGAGCAGAGAGGAGTTCTTGGGCATGGTCGGCCTGTTCGGCACCATCATCAGCACCATACagat GGTGATCCTGGAACGTAATGAAGTTGCAGCCATCCAGTGGAGCTGGCAAGTCG GGCTCCTGTTCTCTGGCTATGCGTTGTGTATGTACGCTCTGTACAGCTTTATGCCCATAGTGATGAAGCTGAGCAGCGCCACCTCCGTCAACCTCTCCCTACTCACCGCCGACCTCTTCAGCCTCTTCTGCGGGATCTTCCTCTTCGAGTACAAT TTCTCTGGACTCTACCTGGTCTCACTGGTAGTCATCCTCATTGGCTTCATCACCTTCAACGCCGTGCCAACACCCACTGAGGGCACAGATCCCgccatcacctcctcctcctcttcctcttccatctGTGAGGGAGGTTCCTATGACAATCCTGTGGCCAATCAGAGTGACATCACCAAACAGGAAGTGGCAGTGAGGATCacggctgaggaggaggaggaggaggaggagaagaagaggagagctTCAGGGCCATCACAGAGCCTCGGAGGACGAAGAGATGATGATGTTGTTGCCGTTGGACACAGCACTAAAATGTGA
- the LOC121898198 gene encoding uncharacterized protein LOC121898198 isoform X4 has protein sequence MIDCQWMKTLDWPINIRLTDSPAGGPNQEEETSSLSSFISSVVTLSSLSSLPSSSSASEVSSELTLEYLERTSKVSDGSEATENQTCAIEVVVGSSRSKRRWRAESNSSDPKTETSKRRSWSPEEVQAVEKTLMAFIGAGTVPGMLDCVACITASPKALKKRSWMAVKYYVKTRITEIQRESARKTN, from the exons ATGATAGACTGCCAATGGATGAAAACACTCGATTGGCCTATCAACATCAGATTGACTGATTCT CCTGCAGGAGGTCCAAACCAGGAGGAGGAGACCTCATCACTATCATCATTTATATCATCAGTAGTAACACTATCATCACTATCATCactaccatcatcatcatcagcatcagaGGTTTCATCTGAG ctCACCTTAGAATACCTTGAACGGACGTCCAAGGTGTCTGATGGATCAGAGGCGACTGAAAATCAGACCTGCGCTATAGAAGTGGTAGTTG GATCCTCAAGATCTAAGAGAAGATGGCGAGCTGAGTCTAACAGCAGTGACCCTAAAACAG AAACCTCAAAAAGGAGGAGCTGGTCACCTGAGGAGGTACAGGCTGTGGAAAAGACACTAATGGCCTTCATAGGAGCTGGTACAGTACCAGGAATGTTGGATTGTGTTGCCTGCATTACAGCTTCACCAAAAGCACTTAAAAAACGAAGCTGGATGGCGGTAAAGTACTATGTTAAAACCCGTATCACTGAGATTCAGCGTGAAAGTGCAAGAAAAACTAACTGA
- the LOC121898197 gene encoding myosin-13-like: protein MEKTMKKTMEKPMKKTMEKTMEKTMKKTMEKPMRKSMEKSMKKPMEQPMIEGKKEELVPVEILKWQVDRQLSLHEKDRKFWLNEVDAKSKKIDVLEAKVSALEKELATSNKDRDKFEEELKITQKHVKALLKNATVTDEKNVREEKRLNKSLAGLQKQLTVTRERYEKTIKDLTEQHEKREASMQAKFQKRQALYEDETNRKMQEDMEKYQSEVENLKDANNKCEREIKQLNQLLDIIDKEHEEAFQEQEDRQQKERETVKAKHFKDCIALKSKIMSLLEKIKELENREDLTRKLNAAYETIQNSKYIINKKNQEIERLISEKKEAQENFSSERDNNAVLQATLNDLQEKLDSLKTMLTNEQTMLKDTKEDLNGARQKNRILNDQNQLLRYKVAAHEPQLEKTKFTTKDLQTYQLRFKEDLEACLPFLDKPKKLRKRVLLLKRCYLDGDDRLPMDENTRLAYQHQIDCLKKKLASTLEVNKALSNEVRNREMRIQSNAKTAHEERAALIGHINKMVEKHKPQKAKSTSNLGCVPVKLPPIKKPHPPTEQQQHFLSSELRRLSS from the coding sequence ATGgagaaaacaatgaagaaaacaatggagaaaccaatgaagaaaacaatggagaaaacaatggagaaaacaatgaagaaaacaatGGAGAAACCAATGAGGAAATCAATGGAGAAATCAATGAAGAAGCCAATGGAGCAACCAATGatagaaggaaagaaagaggaactTGTTCCAGTCGAAATCCTTAAATGGCAAGTGGACAGACAACTATCACTCCatgaaaaggacagaaaattCTGGCTGAATGAAGTGGAtgccaaaagcaaaaaaatagaCGTTCTTGAGGCTAAAGTCTCAGCTCTAGAAAAGGAATTGGCGACTTCCAACAAAGACAGGGACAAGTTTGAAGAAGAGTTAAAGATCACCCAAAAGCACGTTAAAGCCCTTTTAAAAAACGCTACTGTCACTGATGAAAAAAACGTGCGTGAAGAGAAAAGGCTGAATAAATCTCTGGCAGGACTTCAGAAGCAGTTGACTGTTACGCGGGAACGTTATGAGAAGACTATTAAAGACCTGACAGAGCAGCATGAAAAGAGGGAAGCCAGCATGCAAGCAAAGTTCCAGAAGAGACAGGCACTTTATGAAGATGAAACAAATAGGAAGATGCAAGAAGATATGGAAAAATATCAGTCCGAGGTGGAAAATTTGAAGGACGCGAACAATAAGTGTGAGCGggaaattaaacaattaaatcaGTTATTAGATATCATAGACAAAGAGCATGAAGAGGCTTTTCAGGAACAAGAGGACAGACAAcagaaggagagggagacagtCAAAGCTAAACATTTCAAAGACTGCATAGCATTGAAATCGAAGATAATGTCGCTGCTTGAGAAAATCAAAGAACTAGAGAATAGGGAAGATCTGACTCGTAAATTGAATGCAGCGTATGAGActattcaaaattcaaaatacatCATTAACAAGAAAAATCAGGAGATAGAACGTTTAATTTCGGAAAAGAAAGAAGCACAAGAGAACTTTTCTAGCGAAAGGGACAACAATGCTGTCCTACAAGCAACATTAAACGACCTGCAGGAGAAACTCGACTCTCTGAAGACCATGCTCACGAACGAGCAGACGATgctgaaagacacaaaagaaGACCTCAATGGGGCCAGACAAAAAAATCGCATCTTAAATGATCAAAACCAGCTCCTCCGTTACAAAGTGGCGGCCCATGAACCACAGCTTGAAAAGACTAAATTTACGACGAAAGATCTGCAGACGTATCAGCTACGATTCAAGGAGGATTTAGAGGCATGCTTACCTTTTCTTGATAAGCccaagaaattaagaaaaagagtCCTTCTCCTCAAAAGATGCTACTTAGACGGCGATGATAGACTGCCAATGGATGAAAACACTCGATTGGCCTATCAACATCAGATTGACTGTTTAAAGAAAAAGCTTGCTAGCACTCTAGAGGTCAACAAGGCTCTTTCCAACGAAGTAAGAAATCGTGAAATGCGGATACAGAGCAATGCTAAAACTGCACACGAGGAAAGGGCCGCTTTAATTggacatataaataaaatggttgAGAAGCACAAACCACAGAAAGCAAAATCAACCAGTAACCTAGGCTGTGTCCCAGTTAAATTGCCACCTATTAAAAAGCCTCATCCTCctacagaacagcagcagcacttttTAAGCTCAGAGCTCAGACGGCTCAGCAGTTAG